In Acanthochromis polyacanthus isolate Apoly-LR-REF ecotype Palm Island chromosome 15, KAUST_Apoly_ChrSc, whole genome shotgun sequence, a single genomic region encodes these proteins:
- the lnpk gene encoding endoplasmic reticulum junction formation protein lunapark-B isoform X2, protein MGGLLSRWRMKPTTVEQLENLDKEIKELEEFRAKNQRLQKLWVGRLLLYSSVLYLLTSLVVYCLYLPEEWLQRIAMALPFFIYPVLVWFIRKLLIFLFSKRTERNNDKLEDLKVVKKKILEEVMETETYKNAKLILERFDPEAKKKAELESTPVRSPMTPRPGQELRQRGVPMMPMGTPAAMGMTPPPGARPMMGPGGTPVAPGGPPERSALSASVLQGAAPRTPCSPIPGVGLHPPGPPLARPILPKDRGAVDRVIEYLVGDGPQNRYALICQQCFSHNGMALKEEFEYLAFRCAYCYFLNPARKTRPQAPRLPEFSYERRLRAESRSPGPSPRSGTDTEESAPPSGDEKEIGDDEGPVKEAESQSEEPTQQQEEEEEEVQEEEEEEKEEVQEKEEKEQIHSDSCEPESQPS, encoded by the exons ATGGGAGGCCTGCTATCCAGATGGAGG ATGAAGCCGACCACAGTGGagcagctggagaacctggacaAG GAAATCAAAGAGCTGGAGGAGTTCAGAGCCAAAAACCAGCGGCTGCAGAAG ctgtggGTGGGCCGGCTGCTTCTCTACTCGTCTGTTCTCTACCTGCTGACGTCTCTGGTCGTCTACTGCCTCTACCTGCCTGAGGAGTGGCTGCAGAGGATCGCCATGGCCCTGCCTTTCTTCATCTACCCCGTCCT CGTTTGGTTCATCAGGAAGTTGttgattttcctcttttccaaACGCACCGAGAGAAACA ATGATAAACTGGAAGACCTGAAGGTTGTCAAAAAGAAGATT ctggaggaggtgatggaaaCAGAGACGTACAAAAACGCCAAACTCATCCTGGAACGCTTCGACCCTGAAGCCAAGAAGAAAGCT GAGCTGGAGTCGACTCCAGTGCGTTCTCCGATGACTCCCAGACCCGGACAAG AACTTCGGCAGAGGGGCGTCCCGATGATGCCGATGGGAACGCCGGCCGCGATGGGAATGACGCCGCCACCCGGAGCCCGGCCGATGATGGGCCCAGGAGGGACACCTGTGG CTCCAGGAGGACCGCCGGAGAGATCCGCTCTGTCGGCCTCCGTCCTGCAGGGGGCAGCACCCAGGACGCCCTGTTCCCCCATACCTGGTGTAG GTCTACATCCTCCAGGTCCTCCGCTAGCCAGACCCATCCTCCCCAAAGACAGAGGAGCTGTGGACAGAGTCATCGAGTACCTGGTGGGGGACGGACCGCAGAACAG ATACGCTCTGATCTGCCAGCAGTGTTTTTCTCATAACGGCATGGCGCTGAAAGAAGAGTTTGAATATCTCG CCTTTCGCTGTGCTTATTGCTACTTCTTGAATCCGGCCAGAAAGACTCGTCCTCAGGCCCCCAGACTGCCAGAGTTCAGCTACGAGAGGAGGCTGAGGGCTGAGTCCCGCTCCCCAGGACCATCACCTCGTTCTGGGACGGACACGGAGGAGAGCGCGCCCCCCTCTGGAG ATGAGAAAGAGATCGGAGATGACGAGGGACCCGTGAAGGAGGcagagagccaatcagaggagccgacacagcagcaggaggaggaggaagaggaggtccaggaggaggaagaggaggagaaggaggaagtccaggagaaggaggagaaggagcagATCCACAGCGACTCCTGTGAACCTGAATCTCAGCCGTCGTAG
- the lnpk gene encoding endoplasmic reticulum junction formation protein lunapark-B isoform X5 produces MGGLLSRWRMKPTTVEQLENLDKEIKELEEFRAKNQRLQKLWVGRLLLYSSVLYLLTSLVVYCLYLPEEWLQRIAMALPFFIYPVLVWFIRKLLIFLFSKRTERNNDKLEDLKVVKKKILEEVMETETYKNAKLILERFDPEAKKKAELESTPVRSPMTPRPGQELRQRGVPMMPMGTPAAMGMTPPPGARPMMGPGGTPVGLHPPGPPLARPILPKDRGAVDRVIEYLVGDGPQNRYALICQQCFSHNGMALKEEFEYLAFRCAYCYFLNPARKTRPQAPRLPEFSYERRLRAESRSPGPSPRSGTDTEESAPPSGDEKEIGDDEGPVKEAESQSEEPTQQQEEEEEEVQEEEEEEKEEVQEKEEKEQIHSDSCEPESQPS; encoded by the exons ATGGGAGGCCTGCTATCCAGATGGAGG ATGAAGCCGACCACAGTGGagcagctggagaacctggacaAG GAAATCAAAGAGCTGGAGGAGTTCAGAGCCAAAAACCAGCGGCTGCAGAAG ctgtggGTGGGCCGGCTGCTTCTCTACTCGTCTGTTCTCTACCTGCTGACGTCTCTGGTCGTCTACTGCCTCTACCTGCCTGAGGAGTGGCTGCAGAGGATCGCCATGGCCCTGCCTTTCTTCATCTACCCCGTCCT CGTTTGGTTCATCAGGAAGTTGttgattttcctcttttccaaACGCACCGAGAGAAACA ATGATAAACTGGAAGACCTGAAGGTTGTCAAAAAGAAGATT ctggaggaggtgatggaaaCAGAGACGTACAAAAACGCCAAACTCATCCTGGAACGCTTCGACCCTGAAGCCAAGAAGAAAGCT GAGCTGGAGTCGACTCCAGTGCGTTCTCCGATGACTCCCAGACCCGGACAAG AACTTCGGCAGAGGGGCGTCCCGATGATGCCGATGGGAACGCCGGCCGCGATGGGAATGACGCCGCCACCCGGAGCCCGGCCGATGATGGGCCCAGGAGGGACACCTGTGG GTCTACATCCTCCAGGTCCTCCGCTAGCCAGACCCATCCTCCCCAAAGACAGAGGAGCTGTGGACAGAGTCATCGAGTACCTGGTGGGGGACGGACCGCAGAACAG ATACGCTCTGATCTGCCAGCAGTGTTTTTCTCATAACGGCATGGCGCTGAAAGAAGAGTTTGAATATCTCG CCTTTCGCTGTGCTTATTGCTACTTCTTGAATCCGGCCAGAAAGACTCGTCCTCAGGCCCCCAGACTGCCAGAGTTCAGCTACGAGAGGAGGCTGAGGGCTGAGTCCCGCTCCCCAGGACCATCACCTCGTTCTGGGACGGACACGGAGGAGAGCGCGCCCCCCTCTGGAG ATGAGAAAGAGATCGGAGATGACGAGGGACCCGTGAAGGAGGcagagagccaatcagaggagccgacacagcagcaggaggaggaggaagaggaggtccaggaggaggaagaggaggagaaggaggaagtccaggagaaggaggagaaggagcagATCCACAGCGACTCCTGTGAACCTGAATCTCAGCCGTCGTAG
- the lnpk gene encoding endoplasmic reticulum junction formation protein lunapark-B isoform X1 yields MGGLLSRWRMKPTTVEQLENLDKEIKELEEFRAKNQRLQKLWVGRLLLYSSVLYLLTSLVVYCLYLPEEWLQRIAMALPFFIYPVLVWFIRKLLIFLFSKRTERNNDKLEDLKVVKKKILEEVMETETYKNAKLILERFDPEAKKKAELESTPVRSPMTPRPGQELRQRGVPMMPMGTPAAMGMTPPPGARPMMGPGGTPVEPVPLSAPGGPPERSALSASVLQGAAPRTPCSPIPGVGLHPPGPPLARPILPKDRGAVDRVIEYLVGDGPQNRYALICQQCFSHNGMALKEEFEYLAFRCAYCYFLNPARKTRPQAPRLPEFSYERRLRAESRSPGPSPRSGTDTEESAPPSGDEKEIGDDEGPVKEAESQSEEPTQQQEEEEEEVQEEEEEEKEEVQEKEEKEQIHSDSCEPESQPS; encoded by the exons ATGGGAGGCCTGCTATCCAGATGGAGG ATGAAGCCGACCACAGTGGagcagctggagaacctggacaAG GAAATCAAAGAGCTGGAGGAGTTCAGAGCCAAAAACCAGCGGCTGCAGAAG ctgtggGTGGGCCGGCTGCTTCTCTACTCGTCTGTTCTCTACCTGCTGACGTCTCTGGTCGTCTACTGCCTCTACCTGCCTGAGGAGTGGCTGCAGAGGATCGCCATGGCCCTGCCTTTCTTCATCTACCCCGTCCT CGTTTGGTTCATCAGGAAGTTGttgattttcctcttttccaaACGCACCGAGAGAAACA ATGATAAACTGGAAGACCTGAAGGTTGTCAAAAAGAAGATT ctggaggaggtgatggaaaCAGAGACGTACAAAAACGCCAAACTCATCCTGGAACGCTTCGACCCTGAAGCCAAGAAGAAAGCT GAGCTGGAGTCGACTCCAGTGCGTTCTCCGATGACTCCCAGACCCGGACAAG AACTTCGGCAGAGGGGCGTCCCGATGATGCCGATGGGAACGCCGGCCGCGATGGGAATGACGCCGCCACCCGGAGCCCGGCCGATGATGGGCCCAGGAGGGACACCTGTGG AACCTGTTCCTCTCTCAGCTCCAGGAGGACCGCCGGAGAGATCCGCTCTGTCGGCCTCCGTCCTGCAGGGGGCAGCACCCAGGACGCCCTGTTCCCCCATACCTGGTGTAG GTCTACATCCTCCAGGTCCTCCGCTAGCCAGACCCATCCTCCCCAAAGACAGAGGAGCTGTGGACAGAGTCATCGAGTACCTGGTGGGGGACGGACCGCAGAACAG ATACGCTCTGATCTGCCAGCAGTGTTTTTCTCATAACGGCATGGCGCTGAAAGAAGAGTTTGAATATCTCG CCTTTCGCTGTGCTTATTGCTACTTCTTGAATCCGGCCAGAAAGACTCGTCCTCAGGCCCCCAGACTGCCAGAGTTCAGCTACGAGAGGAGGCTGAGGGCTGAGTCCCGCTCCCCAGGACCATCACCTCGTTCTGGGACGGACACGGAGGAGAGCGCGCCCCCCTCTGGAG ATGAGAAAGAGATCGGAGATGACGAGGGACCCGTGAAGGAGGcagagagccaatcagaggagccgacacagcagcaggaggaggaggaagaggaggtccaggaggaggaagaggaggagaaggaggaagtccaggagaaggaggagaaggagcagATCCACAGCGACTCCTGTGAACCTGAATCTCAGCCGTCGTAG
- the lnpk gene encoding endoplasmic reticulum junction formation protein lunapark-B isoform X3, whose translation MGGLLSRWRMKPTTVEQLENLDKEIKELEEFRAKNQRLQKLWVGRLLLYSSVLYLLTSLVVYCLYLPEEWLQRIAMALPFFIYPVLVWFIRKLLIFLFSKRTERNNDKLEDLKVVKKKILEEVMETETYKNAKLILERFDPEAKKKAELESTPVRSPMTPRPGQELRQRGVPMMPMGTPAAMGMTPPPGARPMMGPGGTPVEPVPLSAPGGPPERSALSASVLQGAAPRTPCSPIPGVGLHPPGPPLARPILPKDRGAVDRVIEYLVGDGPQNRYALICQQCFSHNGMALKEEFEYLAFRCAYCYFLNPARKTRPQAPRLPEFSYERRLRAESRSPGPSPRSGTDTEESAPPSGAKAPAPRNLVHSFSSFRIQQNPKTRQNRPLPSPGSPSLCSVP comes from the exons ATGGGAGGCCTGCTATCCAGATGGAGG ATGAAGCCGACCACAGTGGagcagctggagaacctggacaAG GAAATCAAAGAGCTGGAGGAGTTCAGAGCCAAAAACCAGCGGCTGCAGAAG ctgtggGTGGGCCGGCTGCTTCTCTACTCGTCTGTTCTCTACCTGCTGACGTCTCTGGTCGTCTACTGCCTCTACCTGCCTGAGGAGTGGCTGCAGAGGATCGCCATGGCCCTGCCTTTCTTCATCTACCCCGTCCT CGTTTGGTTCATCAGGAAGTTGttgattttcctcttttccaaACGCACCGAGAGAAACA ATGATAAACTGGAAGACCTGAAGGTTGTCAAAAAGAAGATT ctggaggaggtgatggaaaCAGAGACGTACAAAAACGCCAAACTCATCCTGGAACGCTTCGACCCTGAAGCCAAGAAGAAAGCT GAGCTGGAGTCGACTCCAGTGCGTTCTCCGATGACTCCCAGACCCGGACAAG AACTTCGGCAGAGGGGCGTCCCGATGATGCCGATGGGAACGCCGGCCGCGATGGGAATGACGCCGCCACCCGGAGCCCGGCCGATGATGGGCCCAGGAGGGACACCTGTGG AACCTGTTCCTCTCTCAGCTCCAGGAGGACCGCCGGAGAGATCCGCTCTGTCGGCCTCCGTCCTGCAGGGGGCAGCACCCAGGACGCCCTGTTCCCCCATACCTGGTGTAG GTCTACATCCTCCAGGTCCTCCGCTAGCCAGACCCATCCTCCCCAAAGACAGAGGAGCTGTGGACAGAGTCATCGAGTACCTGGTGGGGGACGGACCGCAGAACAG ATACGCTCTGATCTGCCAGCAGTGTTTTTCTCATAACGGCATGGCGCTGAAAGAAGAGTTTGAATATCTCG CCTTTCGCTGTGCTTATTGCTACTTCTTGAATCCGGCCAGAAAGACTCGTCCTCAGGCCCCCAGACTGCCAGAGTTCAGCTACGAGAGGAGGCTGAGGGCTGAGTCCCGCTCCCCAGGACCATCACCTCGTTCTGGGACGGACACGGAGGAGAGCGCGCCCCCCTCTGGAG CCAAAGCTCCGGCTCCACGGAATCTGGTCCACAGTTTCTCCAGTTTCAGGATCCAGCAGAATCCAAAGACCCGTCAGAACCGACCTCTGCCGAGTCCAGGTTCcccctctctctgctctgtcccCTGA
- the lnpk gene encoding endoplasmic reticulum junction formation protein lunapark-B isoform X4, which produces MGGLLSRWRMKPTTVEQLENLDKEIKELEEFRAKNQRLQKLWVGRLLLYSSVLYLLTSLVVYCLYLPEEWLQRIAMALPFFIYPVLVWFIRKLLIFLFSKRTERNNDKLEDLKVVKKKILEEVMETETYKNAKLILERFDPEAKKKAELESTPVRSPMTPRPGQELRQRGVPMMPMGTPAAMGMTPPPGARPMMGPGGTPVAPGGPPERSALSASVLQGAAPRTPCSPIPGVGLHPPGPPLARPILPKDRGAVDRVIEYLVGDGPQNRYALICQQCFSHNGMALKEEFEYLAFRCAYCYFLNPARKTRPQAPRLPEFSYERRLRAESRSPGPSPRSGTDTEESAPPSGAKAPAPRNLVHSFSSFRIQQNPKTRQNRPLPSPGSPSLCSVP; this is translated from the exons ATGGGAGGCCTGCTATCCAGATGGAGG ATGAAGCCGACCACAGTGGagcagctggagaacctggacaAG GAAATCAAAGAGCTGGAGGAGTTCAGAGCCAAAAACCAGCGGCTGCAGAAG ctgtggGTGGGCCGGCTGCTTCTCTACTCGTCTGTTCTCTACCTGCTGACGTCTCTGGTCGTCTACTGCCTCTACCTGCCTGAGGAGTGGCTGCAGAGGATCGCCATGGCCCTGCCTTTCTTCATCTACCCCGTCCT CGTTTGGTTCATCAGGAAGTTGttgattttcctcttttccaaACGCACCGAGAGAAACA ATGATAAACTGGAAGACCTGAAGGTTGTCAAAAAGAAGATT ctggaggaggtgatggaaaCAGAGACGTACAAAAACGCCAAACTCATCCTGGAACGCTTCGACCCTGAAGCCAAGAAGAAAGCT GAGCTGGAGTCGACTCCAGTGCGTTCTCCGATGACTCCCAGACCCGGACAAG AACTTCGGCAGAGGGGCGTCCCGATGATGCCGATGGGAACGCCGGCCGCGATGGGAATGACGCCGCCACCCGGAGCCCGGCCGATGATGGGCCCAGGAGGGACACCTGTGG CTCCAGGAGGACCGCCGGAGAGATCCGCTCTGTCGGCCTCCGTCCTGCAGGGGGCAGCACCCAGGACGCCCTGTTCCCCCATACCTGGTGTAG GTCTACATCCTCCAGGTCCTCCGCTAGCCAGACCCATCCTCCCCAAAGACAGAGGAGCTGTGGACAGAGTCATCGAGTACCTGGTGGGGGACGGACCGCAGAACAG ATACGCTCTGATCTGCCAGCAGTGTTTTTCTCATAACGGCATGGCGCTGAAAGAAGAGTTTGAATATCTCG CCTTTCGCTGTGCTTATTGCTACTTCTTGAATCCGGCCAGAAAGACTCGTCCTCAGGCCCCCAGACTGCCAGAGTTCAGCTACGAGAGGAGGCTGAGGGCTGAGTCCCGCTCCCCAGGACCATCACCTCGTTCTGGGACGGACACGGAGGAGAGCGCGCCCCCCTCTGGAG CCAAAGCTCCGGCTCCACGGAATCTGGTCCACAGTTTCTCCAGTTTCAGGATCCAGCAGAATCCAAAGACCCGTCAGAACCGACCTCTGCCGAGTCCAGGTTCcccctctctctgctctgtcccCTGA